One stretch of Flavobacterium sp. 9 DNA includes these proteins:
- a CDS encoding homoserine kinase: MEIKLFCPATIANLSCGFDVLGLCLDNAGDEMIVRKVDQKGIRITKIVGADLPLETEKNVSGVAALAMLEAYERDFEAITFGFEIEIYKHIKAGSGIGSSAASSAGAVFGINELLGKPYSRKDLVQFAMQGEKLASGNAHADNVAPALLGGFTLVRSYAPLDIIRIDSPEELFATVVHPQIELKTSDARSVLKQNVSLKSAIMQWGNVGGLIAGLYTKDYDLIGRSLHDEIVEPLRSVLIPGFDLIKQTALENGALGSGISGSGPSIFALSRGKNTADQIAKAMSEVYENMNLPYEIHVSKINPDGVRIL; encoded by the coding sequence ATGGAAATAAAACTATTTTGTCCCGCTACAATTGCAAATCTCTCCTGCGGATTTGACGTACTTGGACTTTGCTTAGACAATGCGGGCGATGAAATGATTGTTCGAAAAGTAGATCAAAAAGGAATTCGGATCACAAAAATTGTTGGTGCCGATTTACCTTTAGAAACCGAGAAAAATGTTTCGGGAGTTGCGGCTCTTGCAATGTTGGAAGCTTACGAAAGAGATTTTGAAGCCATAACTTTTGGATTTGAAATCGAAATCTACAAGCACATCAAAGCCGGAAGCGGAATTGGAAGCAGCGCTGCAAGTTCTGCCGGAGCCGTTTTTGGGATTAATGAATTATTAGGAAAACCTTATTCCCGCAAAGATTTGGTTCAATTTGCTATGCAAGGCGAAAAATTAGCCAGCGGAAATGCTCATGCTGACAACGTTGCTCCTGCCCTTTTAGGCGGTTTTACGTTGGTAAGAAGTTATGCGCCGCTTGACATTATCAGAATTGATAGTCCAGAGGAATTGTTCGCAACGGTGGTTCATCCGCAAATTGAATTGAAAACTTCGGATGCACGTTCCGTATTAAAACAAAATGTTTCTTTGAAAAGTGCGATTATGCAATGGGGAAATGTGGGCGGATTAATTGCCGGATTATACACAAAAGATTACGATTTGATAGGAAGATCTCTTCATGACGAAATCGTTGAACCTCTAAGAAGCGTTTTGATTCCGGGTTTTGATTTAATCAAACAAACGGCACTTGAAAACGGAGCTTTAGGTTCTGGAATCTCAGGTTCTGGCCCGTCGATTTTTGCTTTAAGCAGAGGAAAAAATACCGCAGACCAAATCGCAAAAGCCATGAGCGAGGTTTACGAAAACATGAATTTGCCTTATGAAATTCACGTTTCGAAAATTAATCCGGATGGAGTTAGAATATTGTAA